In Deinococcus proteolyticus MRP, a single genomic region encodes these proteins:
- the smpB gene encoding SsrA-binding protein SmpB: MPRVYVNRRAGYEYELLDRYEAGLSLTGSEVKSIRAGGVDFRDAFARLNGRNVDLEGLYIPPYKEATYNNHEPRRPRRLLLHRMEIEKIRRALEQKGLTLVPTRMYQQGRYFKVELAVARGKKLHDKRRADAEKTVRRELREY; the protein is encoded by the coding sequence ATGCCCCGCGTGTATGTCAATCGCCGCGCAGGCTACGAATATGAACTGCTGGACCGCTACGAAGCCGGCCTGTCCCTGACCGGCAGCGAGGTCAAGAGTATCCGCGCCGGTGGGGTTGATTTCCGGGACGCCTTTGCGCGGCTGAATGGCCGCAATGTAGACCTTGAGGGCCTGTATATTCCGCCCTACAAGGAAGCGACCTACAACAACCACGAGCCACGCCGGCCGCGCCGGCTGCTGCTGCACCGCATGGAAATTGAAAAGATTCGCCGCGCACTGGAGCAAAAGGGCCTGACGCTGGTGCCCACCCGGATGTATCAGCAGGGCCGTTACTTCAAAGTGGAGCTGGCGGTGGCGCGCGGCAAAAAGCTGCATGACAAACGCCGTGCCGACGCCGAGAAGACAGTGCGGCGCGAACTGAGGGAGTACTGA
- a CDS encoding N-acetylmuramoyl-L-alanine amidase family protein: MKRVIAARKPWQVAVLLAALSLGGLGAWYGGASAQVAYSSLTLQGTPVQSVNLYGTEYVDVESLRSLARVVQEGPYLRIDGYGHSIVLPIDEDAYRATTDFNTIQLDTVREQGRTATYVDGAVHVPLEVVARTFGATYSSGTFAMPELRLTGVSSSVGTSADRLVLDLTQDTDVFTELRGNDVHVVVRGAAGDQRRYTTTGKFISGARVIKDGDDLRLRFSLPKDSGYRMYKVIRPGSVRVVVDAGPSIERTAPALLDRIARPLIVIEPVLTRQAKDGGSDFSLDVAKKALALLNEAGWQVKLTRDGTSDASLDQKMELARQSDVYLMLDVSHIGVEGVVAPGVKVYQQLSENSSEYVANIRAGENPAYASNAVSDLGGTRILTEALVKELGTQSIKAQQRPLSKVLTLGEAPQAGLLLELGSLDSADDVAALGDDAFRQRLAVGVARSVAGYLSKKVENAAVLPEGGAAAPVGEGEGSGQ; this comes from the coding sequence ATGAAACGAGTGATTGCGGCCAGGAAACCCTGGCAGGTGGCGGTCCTGCTGGCGGCCCTGAGCCTGGGCGGCCTGGGCGCCTGGTATGGCGGCGCCTCGGCGCAGGTGGCCTACAGCAGCCTGACCTTGCAGGGCACCCCGGTGCAGAGCGTGAACCTCTACGGCACCGAATACGTGGACGTGGAAAGCTTGCGGAGCTTGGCGCGGGTGGTGCAGGAAGGCCCTTACCTACGGATCGACGGTTACGGGCATTCCATCGTGCTCCCGATTGATGAGGACGCCTACCGCGCCACCACCGACTTCAACACCATTCAGCTGGACACTGTGCGCGAACAGGGCCGCACCGCGACCTATGTGGACGGTGCTGTGCATGTGCCGCTGGAAGTGGTGGCCCGCACCTTCGGCGCGACCTACAGCTCCGGCACCTTTGCCATGCCGGAGCTGCGCCTGACCGGAGTGAGCAGCTCGGTGGGCACCTCTGCCGACCGGCTGGTGCTGGACTTAACCCAGGACACCGACGTATTTACCGAGCTGCGCGGCAACGATGTGCACGTGGTGGTGCGCGGAGCCGCGGGCGACCAGCGCCGCTACACCACCACCGGCAAGTTCATCTCGGGTGCGCGGGTGATCAAGGACGGCGACGACCTGCGCCTGCGCTTCAGCCTGCCCAAGGACAGCGGCTACCGCATGTACAAGGTGATTCGCCCCGGCAGTGTGCGGGTGGTGGTGGACGCCGGTCCCTCGATTGAGCGCACCGCGCCCGCGCTGCTGGACCGCATCGCCCGGCCCCTGATCGTGATTGAGCCGGTGCTGACCCGGCAGGCCAAGGACGGCGGCAGCGATTTCAGCCTGGACGTGGCCAAAAAGGCGCTGGCCCTCCTGAACGAGGCGGGCTGGCAGGTCAAGCTGACCCGTGACGGGACCAGCGACGCCTCTCTGGACCAGAAGATGGAGCTGGCCCGCCAGAGCGACGTGTACCTGATGCTGGATGTGAGCCACATCGGGGTTGAGGGTGTGGTGGCCCCCGGCGTGAAGGTGTACCAGCAGCTGAGCGAGAACTCCTCGGAGTACGTGGCGAACATCCGCGCCGGGGAGAACCCCGCCTATGCCAGCAATGCTGTGAGCGACCTGGGCGGCACCCGTATCCTGACCGAAGCGCTGGTGAAGGAGCTGGGTACCCAGAGCATCAAGGCGCAGCAGCGGCCCCTGTCCAAGGTGCTCACTCTGGGCGAGGCGCCGCAGGCCGGCTTGCTGCTTGAGCTGGGCAGTCTGGACAGCGCCGATGACGTGGCCGCGCTGGGCGACGACGCTTTCCGCCAGCGCCTGGCGGTGGGTGTGGCCCGCTCGGTGGCCGGCTACCTCTCCAAAAAGGTGGAGAATGCTGCCGTGCTGCCGGAGGGCGGGGCAGCGGCCCCTGTCGGTGAAGGCGAAGGGAGCGGGCAGTGA
- a CDS encoding GerMN domain-containing protein, whose protein sequence is MKNVFSFFNVLAAGVLALTVAAMSWVNRPPPTPEVPNYVLSERLPVEVPVYYLDAGGQKLVSEKRNVPVVQGDQNAQGTAEAALTVWSQGPSTAGLKAAVPAELPVPRVWLRGDNYFVSLPAAYRDLGYSVSGEYLMLCSMTRTLLEKQGLDVTFLVEGKNVTTIGQVDLRQPLNRQDCKDL, encoded by the coding sequence GTGAAGAACGTCTTTTCCTTTTTCAACGTGCTGGCCGCTGGCGTGCTGGCGCTGACCGTGGCGGCGATGAGCTGGGTGAACCGGCCCCCACCCACGCCCGAGGTCCCCAACTACGTGCTGTCCGAGCGTCTGCCGGTAGAAGTGCCGGTGTACTACCTCGACGCCGGCGGCCAGAAGCTGGTGAGCGAGAAGCGCAACGTGCCGGTGGTGCAGGGCGACCAGAACGCCCAGGGCACGGCGGAAGCGGCGCTGACCGTGTGGAGCCAGGGGCCGTCCACGGCCGGGCTAAAGGCGGCGGTGCCCGCCGAGCTGCCGGTGCCCCGTGTGTGGCTGCGCGGCGACAATTACTTCGTCAGCCTGCCTGCGGCCTACCGTGACCTGGGCTACTCGGTCAGCGGGGAATACCTGATGCTGTGTTCCATGACCCGCACCCTGCTGGAAAAACAGGGCCTGGACGTCACTTTCCTGGTAGAGGGCAAGAACGTGACCACCATCGGTCAGGTGGACCTGCGCCAGCCGCTGAACCGTCAGGACTGCAAGGACCTGTGA
- a CDS encoding AAA family ATPase, which produces MIDSLTLHGFKSFSQRTHIEFEPGITAVIGPNGSGKSNVVEALRWVTHGARARELRAGRATELIFHGGSGAGRAPLGLAEVQAELRHAGSAVHLSRRIYRDGTSEQELGGRSVRVRDIHAALRGTGLGPGGLAVIGQGEVSGVVQAEGSKLLGYLQEAAGLSRSVAAREETAALLAEAERHLADLGLVQAERQSGLERLRRAAEAALRWRELSARQALLDAAQEREKQLALRRELDAARQEAERQEATSQELGQGLGEAAAQAEAAREALAQARAAARARQDALAALNAAEQAHAQAARYGEHLHQEAARLEAELEALPAQAPAEAAPDLTELTRAVQEARSRAEAAEAQARQLERRLTEGREAELRRTQAQARSEADRAALTREQERVAQALAALEGDLDRVNADLVSASAERERQAAALAEAQAQAAAREARRQEAAAERTRLQAGLAPLRRELERLEAALNAYSRYGEGARNALRLDHPGIVGSVADVLTVPAKLETAVTAALGRRLEQVVVQTADDARSIITELKRQGGRATFLPLELLHERSRRDAPLLREAGVVGNLADLCPTDPPLVGRSLLSDTLIVDTLDTANRLARAHRQRPRLVTLGGEVVEPSGAMTGGRLRDSGSSVLADQRRFQELADEVDAAEAGVQKAEAALAALNEDEGGADLPALTAAHAAAQAAERELGVQARELAARQRSLEGDAARLAEGLAALSAPASVTPAETDSTTLEADLTVYRAEAEQARAAERAAAEALALGRELGALWQAYRQAESRRAEVQTRLGANAVAAAEQAGHIAAAAAEAERRRAALGDFDPQEVARAEAEQSRTADAYAARIAAQNRARARLEELRLTIARREGGLGAIPEGCSPPGTPREWAHELGRLRSELEALGPVNARAEADYQAGQAEWTATQAELDDAQAAATELRGQLDELSGLEDAATRQALDTVAAAFARYAAELLGGSGELQAEQDGAGRISGLTLAVQPGGKRTRSMTLLSAGERTMAGLAFLFALNHAGGEDTTGGLPLAVLDEVDAPLDEANIRRFTAFLTRFAAQGTQFILITHQKATMEVADTLWGVTTDGGGVSRVLSIRQASEGAALVR; this is translated from the coding sequence ATGATCGATTCCCTCACTCTTCACGGTTTCAAGAGCTTTTCGCAGCGCACCCACATCGAGTTCGAGCCGGGTATCACGGCCGTCATCGGCCCCAACGGGTCAGGCAAGAGCAATGTGGTCGAGGCGCTGCGCTGGGTCACGCATGGAGCGCGGGCGCGGGAGCTGCGGGCCGGGCGGGCCACCGAGCTGATTTTCCACGGCGGCAGTGGCGCTGGGCGGGCGCCGCTGGGCTTGGCCGAAGTGCAGGCCGAGCTGCGCCACGCAGGCAGCGCGGTTCATCTGAGCCGCCGCATCTACCGCGACGGGACGTCCGAGCAGGAGCTGGGCGGGCGTAGCGTGCGGGTCCGCGATATTCATGCGGCGCTGCGTGGCACTGGCCTGGGGCCCGGTGGGCTGGCGGTGATTGGTCAGGGTGAGGTGAGCGGGGTGGTGCAGGCCGAGGGGTCCAAGCTGCTGGGCTACCTGCAGGAGGCGGCGGGGCTGTCGCGCTCGGTGGCGGCCCGTGAGGAGACCGCTGCCCTGCTGGCCGAGGCCGAGCGGCACCTGGCAGACCTGGGCCTGGTACAGGCCGAGCGCCAAAGTGGGCTTGAACGGCTGCGGCGGGCGGCTGAAGCGGCGCTGCGCTGGCGCGAGCTGAGTGCCCGGCAAGCGCTTCTGGACGCCGCCCAGGAACGTGAAAAGCAGCTGGCCCTGCGCCGTGAGCTGGACGCGGCCCGCCAGGAAGCGGAGCGCCAGGAGGCCACTTCGCAGGAGCTGGGTCAGGGGCTGGGAGAGGCCGCCGCCCAGGCGGAAGCGGCCCGCGAGGCTCTGGCGCAGGCCCGCGCTGCCGCCCGTGCCCGTCAGGACGCGCTGGCCGCGCTGAACGCCGCCGAGCAGGCCCATGCCCAGGCGGCGCGCTACGGCGAACACCTGCACCAGGAAGCGGCCCGCCTGGAGGCAGAGCTGGAGGCCTTGCCGGCCCAGGCCCCTGCCGAAGCGGCCCCTGACCTGACCGAGTTGACCCGTGCCGTGCAGGAGGCCCGCTCCCGCGCCGAGGCCGCCGAAGCCCAGGCCCGCCAGCTGGAACGCCGCTTGACCGAAGGCCGCGAAGCCGAGCTGCGCCGCACCCAGGCCCAGGCCCGCAGCGAGGCGGACCGCGCCGCCCTGACCCGCGAGCAGGAGCGGGTGGCTCAGGCGTTGGCCGCGCTGGAAGGAGACCTGGACCGTGTCAACGCCGACCTGGTCAGCGCCTCTGCTGAGCGGGAGCGGCAGGCTGCGGCGCTGGCTGAGGCGCAGGCGCAGGCGGCTGCGCGTGAGGCCCGCCGCCAGGAAGCTGCCGCCGAACGCACCCGCCTGCAGGCTGGGCTGGCTCCGCTGCGCCGCGAACTGGAGCGCCTGGAGGCGGCACTGAACGCCTATTCGCGCTACGGCGAGGGCGCCCGCAATGCGCTGCGGCTGGACCACCCCGGCATCGTGGGCAGTGTGGCGGACGTGCTGACCGTGCCTGCCAAGCTGGAGACTGCCGTGACGGCCGCGCTGGGCCGCCGGCTGGAACAGGTGGTGGTGCAGACTGCGGACGACGCCAGGAGCATCATTACCGAGCTGAAACGGCAGGGCGGGCGGGCCACCTTCTTGCCGCTGGAACTGCTGCATGAGCGCTCCCGCCGTGACGCTCCACTGCTGCGGGAAGCTGGCGTGGTGGGGAACCTGGCCGACCTTTGCCCTACCGACCCGCCGCTGGTGGGCCGCTCGCTGCTGTCTGACACCCTGATCGTGGACACGCTGGACACCGCGAACCGGCTGGCGCGGGCGCACCGGCAGCGGCCCCGTCTGGTCACGCTGGGCGGCGAGGTGGTGGAGCCGTCTGGAGCCATGACCGGCGGGCGGCTGCGCGATTCCGGCAGCAGTGTGCTGGCCGACCAGCGGCGCTTTCAGGAACTGGCAGATGAGGTGGACGCCGCCGAAGCAGGTGTGCAAAAGGCTGAGGCTGCCCTGGCGGCCTTGAACGAGGACGAAGGAGGCGCCGACCTGCCTGCACTGACCGCTGCCCATGCCGCCGCTCAGGCCGCCGAGCGTGAACTGGGCGTGCAGGCCCGCGAACTGGCAGCCCGGCAGCGCTCGCTAGAAGGTGACGCAGCGCGGCTGGCTGAGGGATTGGCTGCACTGTCTGCGCCTGCCTCTGTCACGCCTGCTGAAACCGACTCCACTACCTTGGAAGCTGACCTGACCGTCTACCGTGCCGAAGCCGAGCAGGCCCGCGCCGCCGAACGTGCCGCCGCTGAAGCGCTGGCGCTGGGCCGCGAACTGGGAGCACTGTGGCAGGCCTACCGCCAGGCGGAAAGCCGCCGCGCCGAGGTGCAGACCCGTCTGGGTGCCAATGCCGTGGCCGCCGCCGAGCAGGCCGGGCATATCGCGGCCGCCGCTGCCGAGGCGGAGCGCCGCCGCGCCGCGCTGGGCGACTTCGACCCGCAGGAGGTGGCCCGCGCCGAGGCCGAGCAGTCCCGCACTGCCGACGCCTACGCTGCCCGGATTGCCGCTCAGAACCGGGCCCGTGCCCGGCTGGAGGAACTGCGCCTGACCATTGCCCGGCGCGAGGGTGGGCTGGGAGCCATCCCTGAGGGCTGCTCCCCGCCTGGTACCCCCCGCGAATGGGCGCACGAACTGGGCCGCCTGCGCTCCGAGCTGGAAGCGCTGGGGCCGGTCAACGCCCGCGCCGAGGCCGACTACCAGGCGGGACAGGCCGAGTGGACGGCCACCCAGGCCGAGCTGGACGACGCTCAGGCCGCCGCTACCGAACTGCGCGGCCAGCTGGACGAACTCTCCGGCCTGGAGGACGCCGCCACCCGTCAGGCACTGGACACTGTGGCCGCCGCCTTCGCCCGCTACGCTGCCGAATTGCTGGGCGGCAGCGGGGAGCTGCAGGCCGAACAGGACGGGGCCGGCCGGATCAGTGGGCTGACGCTGGCGGTGCAGCCGGGGGGTAAGCGCACCCGCTCCATGACCCTGCTCAGCGCCGGTGAGCGCACGATGGCCGGGCTGGCTTTCCTGTTCGCACTCAACCATGCCGGCGGCGAGGACACCACCGGCGGCCTTCCTCTGGCCGTGCTGGACGAAGTGGACGCCCCACTGGACGAGGCCAACATCCGCCGCTTTACCGCCTTCTTGACCCGCTTTGCCGCGCAGGGGACACAGTTCATCCTGATTACCCACCAAAAAGCCACCATGGAAGTGGCCGATACCCTCTGGGGCGTGACCACCGACGGCGGTGGCGTGAGCCGGGTGCTAAGTATCCGCCAGGCGAGCGAAGGCGCGGCGCTGGTCCGCTGA
- a CDS encoding TIGR00282 family metallophosphoesterase, producing MKVLFVGDVYGQPGRRVAGEHLPLIAPRYDFVIVNAENSAGGFGVHFDAATRLLEAGANCLTLGNHAWDHRDIGLLLGQPHKFPIVRPLNYSDPETPGVGWRTFEVGEAGERLTVVNLLGRVFMGESANPFTAMDELLKRDDLGSVFVDFHAETTSEKAAMGWHLDGRVAAVIGTHTHVATADTRILPQGTGFQTDAGFTGPVNSVIGANPAEPLQAFLTERRHRFQVAEGPAMLNGVSLEISGNRCLGIERYRYEEENED from the coding sequence ATGAAGGTCCTTTTTGTGGGTGATGTATACGGGCAACCGGGGCGGCGAGTGGCAGGCGAGCACCTGCCGCTGATTGCCCCGCGCTACGACTTCGTGATTGTGAACGCCGAGAACTCGGCCGGGGGCTTCGGCGTGCATTTCGACGCTGCCACCCGGCTGCTGGAAGCGGGCGCGAATTGCCTCACGCTGGGCAACCATGCCTGGGACCACAGGGACATCGGGCTGCTGCTGGGGCAACCGCACAAATTCCCTATCGTGCGCCCGCTGAACTATTCGGACCCGGAGACGCCGGGCGTGGGGTGGCGCACCTTCGAGGTAGGCGAAGCCGGCGAACGGCTGACAGTGGTGAACCTGCTGGGCCGGGTCTTTATGGGCGAGAGTGCCAATCCCTTTACCGCCATGGACGAACTGCTGAAACGGGACGACCTGGGCAGCGTGTTCGTGGATTTCCACGCCGAAACCACCAGCGAAAAGGCGGCGATGGGCTGGCACCTGGACGGGCGGGTGGCCGCCGTGATTGGCACCCACACCCACGTTGCTACGGCTGACACGCGCATCTTGCCGCAGGGCACCGGCTTTCAGACCGACGCCGGCTTTACCGGGCCGGTGAACAGCGTGATCGGCGCGAACCCCGCCGAGCCGCTGCAGGCCTTCCTGACCGAGCGCCGGCACCGCTTTCAGGTGGCGGAAGGCCCCGCCATGCTCAACGGGGTCAGCCTGGAGATTTCCGGAAATCGCTGCCTGGGCATCGAGCGGTACAGGTACGAGGAGGAAAACGAGGACTAG
- a CDS encoding AAA family ATPase — MISDHLQDTIQRAADLARSEGHEYVTLEHLLLALLDDEEAKDALSALGVDFAKLRAALEDDLAELDILDDPEPDFTLGVHRVVQGAVLQLHASGKGPGSKNSEKADGARVLVELLEEEDSPARAALEAQGVTRLDVLNYVSHGVAKVAGRSRERRVAGVDGDLTAAEAPAEENPLEAYTQNLTEAAGNGEFDPVIGREQELERVIHILARRGKNNPVLVGEPGVGKTALAEALAQRIVAGDVPKFLKGAAVYALDLGALLAGTRYRGDFEQRLKAVLHALDGENAVLFVDELHTIVGAGATEGSSMDAANLLKPALARGKLRLLGATTPAEVRHLEKDRALWRRFQTVDVPEPSEEDAVKILSGLAPKYAAHHGVAYTPDALQAAVSLSSRYLRDRFLPDKAIDVLDEAGAARSSAGKGGEIGVTDIEATVARMARVPVGAVKAEEVSSLATLESDLAARVFGQDKAVEAVASAVKLARAGLRDPQKPQGMFLFAGPTGVGKTELARALADRLGVELIRFDMSEYGEAHTVARLIGAPPGYVGFDQGGLLTDAVAKNPHAVLLLDEVEKAHPDIFNIFLQLMDYGTLTDHAGKKVDGRGLLIIFTTNAGAADASRPALGFGRVSRAGEEAEAVKRTFSPEFRNRLDAVIGFAPLSREVMGSVVDKFVRELAAQLVEKKVVLTLTPAARERLAELGYDPLLGARPLARVIEQRLKRPLADELLFGELRQGGKVKVGVKGSEVRLDVKGNALKGPAT, encoded by the coding sequence ATGATTTCCGACCACCTGCAAGACACCATCCAACGCGCCGCCGACCTTGCCCGCAGCGAAGGGCACGAGTACGTGACGCTGGAACACCTCCTGCTCGCGCTGCTGGACGACGAGGAAGCCAAAGACGCCCTGAGCGCGCTGGGCGTGGACTTCGCCAAGTTGCGGGCTGCGCTGGAAGACGACCTCGCGGAGTTGGACATCCTAGACGACCCCGAGCCGGACTTCACGCTGGGCGTTCACCGCGTGGTGCAGGGCGCGGTGCTGCAACTGCACGCCAGCGGCAAGGGCCCAGGAAGCAAAAACAGCGAAAAGGCAGACGGGGCGCGGGTGTTGGTGGAGTTGCTGGAAGAAGAGGACAGCCCCGCCCGCGCCGCGCTAGAGGCTCAGGGGGTGACGCGGCTGGACGTGCTGAACTACGTCTCGCACGGAGTGGCGAAGGTGGCGGGCCGCAGCCGTGAGCGCCGCGTGGCGGGGGTGGACGGCGACCTGACCGCCGCCGAAGCGCCTGCCGAGGAAAACCCCTTGGAGGCGTACACCCAGAACCTCACCGAAGCCGCTGGGAACGGCGAATTTGACCCCGTGATTGGACGCGAGCAGGAACTGGAGCGCGTCATTCACATTCTGGCGCGGCGCGGCAAAAATAATCCCGTGCTGGTGGGCGAACCCGGCGTCGGCAAAACGGCTTTGGCCGAAGCCCTCGCGCAGCGCATCGTGGCGGGCGACGTGCCGAAGTTCCTGAAGGGGGCCGCCGTCTACGCGCTGGATTTAGGTGCGCTCTTGGCGGGCACCCGCTACCGAGGCGACTTCGAGCAGCGCCTCAAAGCCGTGCTGCACGCGCTGGACGGTGAAAATGCGGTGCTGTTCGTGGACGAACTCCACACCATCGTCGGCGCGGGGGCCACCGAGGGCAGCAGCATGGACGCGGCGAACCTGCTCAAACCTGCGCTGGCACGCGGCAAACTGAGGTTGTTGGGAGCCACCACCCCCGCCGAGGTGCGCCATCTAGAAAAAGACCGCGCCCTGTGGCGGCGCTTCCAGACGGTGGACGTGCCCGAACCGAGCGAGGAGGACGCCGTCAAGATTCTGAGCGGCCTTGCGCCGAAATATGCCGCGCACCACGGCGTTGCGTACACGCCCGATGCACTGCAAGCGGCGGTGAGCCTCAGCAGCCGCTACCTGCGCGACCGTTTCCTGCCCGACAAGGCGATTGACGTGCTGGACGAGGCAGGGGCGGCCCGCTCCAGCGCTGGTAAGGGCGGCGAAATCGGCGTGACCGACATTGAAGCGACCGTAGCGCGCATGGCCCGCGTCCCCGTCGGCGCGGTGAAGGCGGAGGAAGTCTCCTCGCTCGCCACGCTGGAAAGTGACCTCGCCGCCCGGGTGTTCGGGCAGGACAAGGCGGTGGAAGCCGTCGCCTCCGCCGTCAAGCTCGCCCGCGCGGGCCTGCGCGACCCGCAGAAGCCGCAGGGGATGTTCCTCTTCGCAGGGCCGACGGGGGTGGGCAAAACCGAACTCGCCCGCGCGCTGGCCGACCGCCTAGGCGTAGAACTCATCCGCTTTGACATGTCCGAATACGGCGAGGCGCACACCGTCGCCCGCCTGATTGGGGCACCTCCCGGTTACGTGGGCTTTGACCAAGGCGGCCTGCTGACCGACGCCGTCGCCAAAAACCCGCACGCCGTGCTGCTGCTGGACGAGGTGGAAAAGGCGCACCCCGACATCTTCAACATCTTCCTGCAACTGATGGACTACGGCACCCTGACCGACCACGCGGGTAAGAAAGTGGACGGGCGCGGGCTGCTGATTATCTTCACCACCAACGCCGGAGCCGCCGACGCCAGCCGCCCCGCCTTGGGCTTTGGCCGCGTGAGTCGTGCCGGGGAGGAAGCTGAAGCGGTGAAGCGCACCTTCTCGCCCGAATTCCGCAACCGGCTGGACGCGGTGATTGGTTTTGCGCCGCTTTCCCGCGAGGTGATGGGCAGCGTGGTGGACAAATTCGTGCGCGAACTCGCCGCGCAACTGGTCGAGAAGAAGGTGGTGCTGACCCTCACCCCCGCCGCCCGCGAGCGGCTGGCCGAACTGGGCTACGACCCGCTGCTGGGCGCACGGCCCCTCGCCCGCGTGATTGAGCAAAGGCTCAAGCGCCCGCTGGCCGACGAATTGCTGTTCGGAGAGCTGCGGCAGGGCGGAAAGGTGAAAGTGGGCGTCAAGGGCAGCGAGGTGCGGCTGGATGTGAAGGGGAATGCCCTGAAAGGCCCCGCCACTTGA
- a CDS encoding MarR family winged helix-turn-helix transcriptional regulator yields the protein MSPQPDALDTPMLADELMTITWALARQLRLAGNQESELSLTQWAVLSHLERQPAMTSAELARAELVTPQSMNTAVHQLRELALVQTQPVQGDGRRIALTLTEAGAKALAELRERRAAWLVRFLDAELSETERADLYAALQTLRRAGQTARVRAHGLSGPGTPQ from the coding sequence ATGTCACCTCAACCCGACGCTCTGGATACCCCGATGCTGGCCGACGAACTGATGACCATCACTTGGGCGTTGGCCCGCCAACTGCGCCTCGCCGGAAATCAGGAGTCCGAACTTTCGCTGACCCAGTGGGCGGTGCTGAGCCATCTGGAGCGCCAGCCCGCGATGACCAGCGCCGAACTCGCCCGCGCCGAACTGGTCACGCCGCAGTCCATGAATACGGCGGTGCATCAACTTCGGGAACTGGCACTGGTGCAGACGCAACCCGTGCAGGGCGACGGACGACGAATTGCGCTCACGCTGACCGAGGCAGGCGCAAAAGCCTTGGCCGAACTCCGCGAGCGCCGCGCTGCGTGGCTGGTGCGCTTTCTGGACGCCGAACTCTCCGAGACCGAGCGGGCCGACCTGTACGCCGCCCTGCAAACCCTGCGCCGCGCGGGGCAGACCGCCCGCGTCCGCGCTCATGGTCTATCTGGCCCCGGCACGCCACAATAG